The genome window AGCCTTTGCACACGAACCAAGTAGAAGCACACGGATTCCCTTTGAATAATGTTTACTTATTCGTAAACGGTTTTTTGTATGACTGCGTAGGGATGATTCTTATTCGGACAAGCTTACGAGCGGTTGTTACTTGCGCATTTGCCATGGATCTTTCACAGTTTTGATACCCAATTTATGGTAGCATTTGATTGTAAGCGTTGTCATTCCATGTAAGGGAGAGTGTATATTATGGGACAAACAGGATTTTTGCCATGTAACGGGGCTTCCATCCACTACGAAATGGCTGGAACAGGTGACACCATCGTTTTGCTGCATGGCGCTCCCTTGGATAGTCGCATGTGGGAGCCTCAAATGGCAGCTCTCGCAAAAAGGTACCAAGTCATTCGTTTTGATATGCGTGGAATGGGGCAGTCAGTAGATCCCGGCACTCCCTTTACGTTGTATGAGGATCTCTCTTCCTTGCTGCAGCAATTGCACATTCGCCGAGCTTCATTGATAGGGGCTTCCTTTGGTAGCTACGCCAGCGTGGAATTCGCCCTGGCTTACCCGGATGTCGTACAGAGCCTGATCCTCGTTTGCCCTGGAGGCTTTGCGCCGCCATCCGAAGGTCAACAGCGAATGTTTCAAAAAGTTCAGGAACAACTGGCGACAGGTAACCTGGACGAAGCACTGGAAATCAATCTACACCTTTTGCTAGACGGCCCGGATCAACCAAGAGGCAGAGTGACAAAAAAACGTTCGTGGCTCAAAGAGATTTACCGCGACATCTTTTTACAGTCCCGCTCATTTACAAAGCCGGACGCACTGCAGCCTGACCCGAGAAATCGTCTCGCTGAAATCGCAGTCCCTACACTCGTCATTTCCGGTGAGCTCGATCATCCCGATTTTTTGGAGACCGCTGCAAATCTCGTGCGCACCATCCCCAACGCCACTCAGCGCTTTTGCAAAAACTCTGCCCATT of Brevibacillus choshinensis contains these proteins:
- a CDS encoding alpha/beta fold hydrolase, translated to MGQTGFLPCNGASIHYEMAGTGDTIVLLHGAPLDSRMWEPQMAALAKRYQVIRFDMRGMGQSVDPGTPFTLYEDLSSLLQQLHIRRASLIGASFGSYASVEFALAYPDVVQSLILVCPGGFAPPSEGQQRMFQKVQEQLATGNLDEALEINLHLLLDGPDQPRGRVTKKRSWLKEIYRDIFLQSRSFTKPDALQPDPRNRLAEIAVPTLVISGELDHPDFLETAANLVRTIPNATQRFCKNSAHFPSIDCPNEFVEIVEDFFRQQTPSAR